A window of the Chloroflexus sp. Y-396-1 genome harbors these coding sequences:
- a CDS encoding GAF domain-containing protein produces MTNLSESTNPSGHPGLTSPIATILALSKTVLSSLDLGDVLQRVLAATRELSEADVVSIWLLDEQGEWLTTAATLGLESRTDYERTFRLRLGEGVAGWAVANRQILQLTDPANDPRYVQQLDRHPSAILAIPLIVRDRCCGALSLARFTGAEPFSQELIETISIFADQAAIAIDNANTAQILRRATTRERILLASMTSNDPIAGIQHELTAVLGVRPQLITSAANGAMFDDTGHPVTAQDFERWRRDGALIVDMRFDGLPAWLVASIPGHYWTHGDADLLAFAAGQIMYARQRVYERRLQIRSEALHRLVALTNARIDQVSVLDEILVELQRFINFDSACIFVVHDEEYVRLLAQRGLRSNFDQVALYAGPGSLINELRRLGTAMYHPDVQKLPNWQKVPDSDIIRSWIGVPLQVDQATIGVLTIDKWTPDAFTAEDIATAQMFGEQIAVVINNVRLLREAQERARQFQVLQQFTVRIGTLREIDQLLQEAAQLLHESFGYYQVLICVIVENSLEVRAACGQLRLDPQTFPPRPVTVGISGWVIQHRQPAIVNDVKRDSRYVHHPSLPATAAEMIVPILVDEHVFGIIIIESAVRGIFGQGDLELVMAMAHLIGVTITNLAHDAELQRVREQLIERDRLRALGELSSGVAHDFNNLLTSILGHVQLLLDETDDPHLEEGLRAIELAALDGTATVRRLQGFAQTSRSTPDSAVDLNRVVEESLALTRPRWRDEAQSRGKLIAVHTELDPLPLIAGDAPALRELVINLILNAIDAMPDGGAITLRTALAPARLLGEAAVMLEVQDNGIGIDPSLHEKIFAPFFSTKGARGTGMGLAIVRGIVQQHGGRIELESAPGAGARFRVLLPIGTPPVVEQTQRPSTSASTLRILVIDDEDAVRTVLVRILQRIGHHVDAFASGEDALAGFNAGQYQLVCADLGMPGLSGWDVAAQIRRIDPLVRIVLVTGWSEQIDRHEARLRGIDAILSKPFTIQQVQTLLAELFHSEH; encoded by the coding sequence ATGACGAACCTGTCTGAGTCAACCAATCCGAGCGGACATCCTGGCCTGACATCACCAATTGCGACGATTCTTGCTCTGAGCAAGACAGTCCTCTCGTCGCTTGATTTAGGTGATGTTTTGCAGCGCGTGCTGGCTGCCACTCGTGAGCTGAGCGAAGCCGATGTGGTCTCGATCTGGTTGCTCGATGAGCAAGGCGAATGGTTGACAACAGCGGCAACGTTGGGTCTTGAAAGCCGGACGGATTATGAGCGAACTTTCCGCCTGCGGCTTGGCGAAGGGGTGGCTGGCTGGGCTGTTGCCAATCGCCAGATTCTCCAGCTCACCGATCCGGCGAATGATCCTCGTTACGTACAGCAGCTTGACCGGCATCCATCAGCGATTCTGGCTATTCCTCTGATTGTGCGCGATCGTTGCTGCGGTGCGCTCAGTCTGGCTCGGTTTACAGGGGCAGAACCGTTCAGCCAGGAACTGATTGAGACAATCTCGATCTTTGCCGATCAGGCAGCGATTGCCATCGATAACGCCAATACTGCCCAGATTCTGCGTCGGGCAACGACCCGCGAACGGATTTTGCTCGCCAGTATGACCAGTAATGATCCTATTGCTGGCATACAACACGAGCTGACCGCCGTTTTGGGTGTTAGGCCGCAACTGATTACCAGCGCCGCCAATGGTGCAATGTTCGATGATACCGGTCACCCTGTCACCGCTCAGGACTTTGAGCGTTGGCGGCGCGATGGCGCGTTGATCGTAGATATGCGCTTCGATGGCTTACCGGCCTGGCTGGTAGCATCGATTCCAGGTCACTACTGGACTCACGGCGACGCCGATCTGCTGGCGTTTGCTGCCGGTCAGATAATGTATGCCCGTCAGCGGGTATACGAACGGCGGCTACAGATTCGATCTGAAGCGTTGCACCGCCTGGTGGCACTGACCAATGCTCGTATCGATCAGGTCAGTGTTCTCGATGAAATACTCGTGGAACTTCAGCGTTTTATCAATTTCGATTCCGCCTGTATTTTCGTCGTTCATGATGAAGAATATGTGCGCTTACTTGCCCAGCGTGGTCTACGGTCGAACTTCGATCAAGTAGCCCTTTACGCCGGACCGGGTTCGCTGATCAACGAACTGCGGCGTTTAGGAACAGCAATGTACCATCCTGACGTGCAAAAGCTGCCGAACTGGCAAAAGGTGCCCGATAGTGACATCATTCGTTCGTGGATTGGGGTTCCTCTGCAAGTCGATCAGGCAACGATTGGAGTGCTAACGATTGACAAATGGACGCCTGACGCCTTTACAGCGGAAGATATTGCCACTGCGCAGATGTTTGGTGAACAGATTGCAGTAGTAATTAATAATGTCCGGCTACTGCGTGAAGCTCAAGAGCGTGCACGTCAGTTTCAGGTTCTCCAGCAATTTACCGTGCGAATTGGTACGCTACGCGAGATCGATCAGTTGCTCCAGGAGGCAGCCCAACTCTTGCACGAATCGTTCGGTTATTATCAGGTCTTGATCTGTGTTATCGTCGAAAATTCCCTGGAAGTGCGTGCAGCCTGTGGTCAGCTCAGGCTCGATCCACAGACGTTTCCCCCGCGACCGGTGACGGTTGGCATTAGTGGTTGGGTTATTCAGCATCGTCAACCCGCTATTGTGAACGACGTTAAACGTGATTCGCGATATGTCCATCATCCTAGCTTACCGGCTACGGCTGCCGAAATGATCGTACCCATCCTGGTTGACGAGCATGTCTTTGGGATCATCATCATTGAGAGTGCTGTAAGGGGTATCTTTGGTCAGGGCGATCTTGAACTGGTGATGGCGATGGCGCATCTGATCGGTGTCACTATCACCAATCTCGCCCATGACGCTGAATTACAGCGAGTCCGTGAACAATTAATTGAACGTGATCGATTGCGTGCACTTGGTGAATTGTCGAGTGGTGTGGCTCACGATTTCAATAATTTACTGACGAGTATCCTCGGTCATGTTCAATTACTGCTCGATGAAACCGATGATCCTCATCTCGAAGAAGGTTTGCGTGCGATAGAATTAGCTGCGCTTGATGGCACTGCCACCGTCAGACGGTTGCAAGGCTTTGCCCAAACCAGTCGCTCGACGCCGGACAGTGCGGTTGATCTGAATCGGGTCGTCGAAGAGAGTCTGGCGCTCACCCGACCACGTTGGCGTGATGAGGCGCAGAGCCGTGGTAAGCTTATCGCGGTGCATACCGAGCTAGACCCGCTGCCGTTAATTGCCGGTGATGCACCGGCGCTACGTGAACTGGTGATCAACCTCATCCTGAACGCAATTGATGCCATGCCGGATGGTGGCGCGATCACGCTGCGCACAGCGCTCGCTCCAGCACGATTGTTAGGTGAAGCCGCCGTTATGCTGGAAGTGCAAGATAACGGTATCGGTATTGATCCATCCCTTCACGAGAAAATCTTTGCGCCGTTCTTCTCGACCAAAGGTGCCCGCGGTACTGGAATGGGATTGGCAATTGTACGTGGTATTGTACAGCAACACGGTGGGCGGATCGAGCTAGAGAGTGCACCTGGCGCAGGAGCACGCTTTCGGGTTTTGTTGCCGATTGGTACACCACCGGTAGTTGAGCAGACGCAACGACCGTCTACCAGCGCATCGACCCTTCGCATTCTAGTCATTGATGATGAGGACGCAGTTCGTACCGTGTTGGTGCGCATTTTGCAACGGATCGGCCACCATGTTGATGCTTTTGCCTCCGGTGAGGATGCGCTGGCGGGGTTCAACGCCGGTCAGTATCAGCTTGTCTGTGCCGATCTTGGGATGCCAGGTCTATCGGGATGGGACGTTGCTGCCCAGATTCGCCGCATTGATCCGTTGGTACGCATTGTGCTGGTAACCGGCTGGAGTGAGCAGATTGATCGTCATGAAGCGCGCTTGCGCGGGATTGATGCGATATTATCGAAACCGTTTACCATTCAACAAGTACAGACCCTGTTAGCCGAATTATTTCATAGCGAGCACTAG
- a CDS encoding SH3 domain-containing protein, giving the protein MIELKQDRSADLLPLELQRLRERAVHYRSRYIRQSRPFATIASLIPSASELQSRFRQLPTRYLLHAVVILLFPVALLLGQLPLRPVKPAVMAPTRAPAEISGAVPIIIPGPLNLDRRRDGEVVGDPPLDVDEALPVPLTILSRSEINAPLIVPATVTADIAKVRNGPGLNYDDIARLPAGTTIEVVGRYGEWLRFRTTDDPTLRWIAAELVDLPEAVFYNLKPVAEADIPPPPPPRVATVQEDGLNLRDGPGTNYVSMKKLSAGQELNLVEQYNGWFLVETGGLYGWVTSEFLAIAPGVVERVPVAASIPDPNPPLVGAVLENSVNLRKGPGSAYERIGAVNAGTEVKLLARHKDWYRVELANGTKAWIYAELLKVTPMAARRVPYTNDIPALPNRSRLANTGPVNIPASGDVASYAVQFVGYRYVWGGASPRTGFDCSGLTSYVYRQFGVNLPRTAASQFNTRYGAVISSLNNLAPGDLLFYATGRSRGISHVAIYIGNGQMVHAMSPAYGVQISSIWGSYWTSRFVGALRPYR; this is encoded by the coding sequence ATGATTGAGCTAAAACAAGATCGCTCGGCTGACCTACTCCCATTGGAACTTCAACGTCTTCGCGAACGTGCAGTTCACTATCGGAGTAGGTATATACGACAGTCGCGACCGTTTGCGACCATCGCTTCCCTAATCCCTTCTGCATCAGAGCTTCAAAGCAGGTTTCGCCAGCTTCCTACCCGCTATCTCCTTCATGCAGTGGTAATACTCCTCTTTCCGGTTGCTTTGTTGTTAGGGCAATTGCCATTACGACCGGTAAAACCAGCCGTGATGGCACCGACAAGAGCACCGGCAGAAATTAGTGGTGCGGTACCGATCATTATTCCCGGTCCACTCAATCTTGATAGACGCCGAGATGGTGAGGTGGTGGGCGATCCACCACTTGACGTCGATGAGGCATTACCGGTACCGCTCACCATCCTCTCGCGCAGTGAAATCAATGCACCGCTCATCGTGCCGGCAACCGTAACCGCCGATATTGCAAAAGTTCGGAACGGTCCTGGTTTGAATTACGATGATATAGCGCGCCTTCCGGCTGGTACCACGATTGAGGTCGTCGGTCGTTATGGGGAATGGTTGCGCTTCCGTACTACCGATGATCCCACGCTGCGCTGGATTGCGGCCGAGCTGGTTGATCTGCCTGAAGCGGTTTTTTACAACCTCAAACCGGTCGCCGAGGCCGATATTCCACCGCCGCCGCCGCCGCGCGTGGCGACCGTGCAGGAAGATGGGCTGAACCTTCGTGATGGCCCTGGTACCAATTACGTGAGTATGAAGAAGCTCTCTGCCGGGCAGGAGCTGAATCTGGTCGAGCAGTATAACGGCTGGTTCCTGGTTGAGACCGGCGGCTTATACGGTTGGGTGACCTCAGAGTTCCTCGCTATCGCGCCGGGTGTGGTTGAACGAGTTCCGGTTGCGGCCTCTATTCCCGATCCTAACCCACCGCTCGTCGGCGCCGTGCTGGAAAATTCGGTCAATTTGCGTAAAGGTCCTGGTTCTGCCTATGAGCGTATTGGTGCCGTTAATGCCGGTACCGAGGTAAAACTGCTTGCCCGACATAAGGACTGGTATCGGGTTGAGCTGGCCAACGGTACGAAAGCTTGGATCTACGCCGAACTGTTAAAGGTCACACCAATGGCAGCCCGGCGGGTTCCATACACCAACGACATTCCGGCTTTACCGAATCGCAGTCGATTGGCGAACACCGGTCCGGTCAATATCCCGGCTAGTGGGGATGTGGCTAGCTATGCGGTTCAGTTCGTTGGTTATCGCTACGTATGGGGAGGCGCCAGTCCGCGTACTGGTTTCGATTGCAGCGGTCTCACTTCGTATGTCTACCGACAGTTTGGTGTGAATTTACCGCGTACTGCTGCTTCTCAGTTTAATACTCGTTATGGAGCGGTGATTAGTAGTTTGAACAATCTGGCGCCTGGCGATCTGTTGTTCTACGCAACCGGCAGGTCGCGTGGAATTTCTCATGTGGCGATTTACATCGGCAATGGTCAGATGGTGCATGCGATGTCACCAGCCTATGGTGTGCAGATCTCCAGTATTTGGGGGTCTTACTGGACGAGTCGTTTTGTTGGTGCGCTCAGACCATACCGCTAG
- a CDS encoding right-handed parallel beta-helix repeat-containing protein has protein sequence MRHISPTIVAVLFALAISTLPYTSTHAAPSVIVVSGNISVSTTWTSGNIYYVTSDTTVVAGVTLRIEPGVIVKFRSNSGLIIDGKLEAMGTASQPIYFTSYRDDSAGGDTDGGGSSSGAKGDWNWIQFNAISDDASLIEYAVIRYGGGKSSFSYRGVYGNVYLRDASPTIRHSTLEHSEGAGVYLESTAAGSSAPVISNNRFSNNASSISTDVTSRPTLTNNTSSANSTNGLLVRGGTINSNTNWDQLDMVYRVAGDITVASGATLTVAPGMIIKFNSNVTLFVDGKLEAMGTASQPIYFTSYRDDSAGGDTDGGGSSSGAKGDWNWIQFNAISDDASLIEYAVIRYGGGKSSFSYRGVYGNVYLRDASPTIRHSTLEHSEGAGVYLESTAAGSSAPVISNNRFSNNASSISTDVTSRPTLTNNTSSANSTNGLLVRGGTINSNTNWDQLDMVYRVAGDITVASGATLTIAPGMIIKFNSNVTLFVDGKLEAMGTANQPIYFTSYRDDSVGGDTNGDSSSGAKGDWNWIQFNAISDDTSLIEHAVIRYGGGKSSFSYRGVYGNVYLRDASPTIRHSTLAHSEGAGVYLESTAAGSSAPVISNNRFSNNNSSINTDVTSRPTLTNNSSSANGTNGLLVRGGTINSNTNWDQLDMVYRVAGDITVASGATLTIAPGMIIKFNSNVTLFVDGKLEAMGTANQPIYFTSYRDDSVGGDTDGGGSSSGAKGDWNWIQFNAISDDTSLIEHAVIRYGGGKSSFSYRGVYGNVYLRDASPTIRHSTLAHSEGAGIYAQNATPTLICNDIMNNAALGIRNASPDTIISAINQYWGDPSGPKHATLNPNGRGNGVSDGVTFVPWQTTPCWMPLSGSSSLFIPLVVR, from the coding sequence ATGAGACACATCTCTCCTACAATCGTTGCAGTGTTGTTCGCATTAGCCATTAGTACGTTGCCGTATACTTCCACTCACGCAGCTCCTAGCGTCATTGTTGTGAGTGGCAACATTAGCGTTAGTACAACTTGGACGAGTGGTAACATTTACTACGTGACCAGTGATACGACCGTTGTTGCTGGAGTTACGCTCAGGATAGAACCTGGCGTGATTGTTAAGTTTCGGTCGAATTCCGGTCTAATAATTGACGGCAAACTGGAAGCGATGGGCACAGCCAGTCAGCCGATCTACTTCACGTCATATCGTGATGATAGCGCAGGCGGCGATACCGACGGCGGTGGCAGCAGCAGCGGGGCGAAAGGCGACTGGAACTGGATACAGTTCAACGCAATCAGCGACGATGCGTCGCTCATCGAGTACGCCGTCATTCGCTACGGCGGCGGCAAGTCGTCTTTCAGTTACCGAGGCGTCTATGGCAATGTGTACCTGCGCGATGCCTCACCGACTATTCGCCACTCCACCCTGGAGCATAGTGAGGGGGCTGGGGTCTATCTTGAGTCCACGGCGGCGGGGAGTTCGGCGCCTGTCATCAGTAACAATCGGTTTAGCAACAACGCCTCCAGCATCAGCACCGATGTCACGTCTCGCCCTACGCTTACGAACAACACATCATCTGCCAACAGTACGAACGGTTTGCTGGTCAGAGGGGGGACAATCAACAGCAACACGAACTGGGATCAACTGGATATGGTCTATCGGGTGGCCGGCGACATCACGGTAGCAAGCGGCGCAACCCTGACAGTTGCGCCAGGGATGATTATCAAGTTCAATTCTAACGTGACATTATTCGTTGACGGCAAACTGGAAGCGATGGGCACAGCCAGTCAGCCGATCTACTTCACGTCATATCGTGATGATAGCGCAGGCGGCGATACCGACGGCGGTGGCAGCAGCAGCGGGGCGAAAGGCGACTGGAACTGGATACAGTTCAACGCAATCAGCGACGATGCGTCGCTCATCGAGTACGCCGTCATTCGCTACGGCGGCGGCAAGTCGTCTTTCAGTTACCGAGGCGTCTATGGCAATGTGTACCTGCGCGATGCCTCACCGACTATTCGCCACTCCACCCTGGAGCATAGTGAGGGGGCTGGGGTCTATCTTGAGTCCACGGCGGCGGGGAGTTCGGCGCCTGTCATCAGTAACAATCGGTTTAGCAACAACGCCTCCAGCATCAGCACCGATGTCACGTCTCGCCCTACGCTTACGAACAACACATCATCTGCCAACAGTACGAACGGTTTGCTGGTCAGAGGGGGGACAATCAACAGCAACACGAACTGGGATCAACTGGATATGGTCTATCGGGTGGCCGGCGACATCACGGTGGCAAGCGGCGCAACTCTGACGATCGCGCCGGGGATGATTATCAAGTTCAATTCTAACGTGACATTATTTGTTGACGGCAAATTGGAAGCGATGGGCACAGCCAATCAGCCGATCTACTTCACGTCATATCGTGATGACAGCGTAGGCGGCGACACCAACGGCGACAGCAGCAGCGGGGCGAAAGGCGACTGGAACTGGATACAGTTCAACGCAATCAGCGACGATACGTCGCTCATCGAGCACGCCGTCATTCGCTACGGCGGCGGCAAGTCGTCTTTCAGTTACCGAGGCGTCTATGGCAATGTGTACCTGCGCGATGCCTCGCCGACTATTCGCCACTCCACCCTGGCGCATAGTGAGGGAGCTGGGGTCTATCTTGAGTCCACGGCGGCGGGGAGTTCGGCGCCTGTCATCAGTAACAATCGGTTTAGCAACAACAACTCTAGCATCAACACCGATGTCACATCTCGCCCCACGCTTACGAATAACTCCTCATCTGCCAACGGTACGAACGGTTTGCTGGTCAGAGGGGGGACAATTAACAGCAACACGAACTGGGATCAACTGGATATGGTCTATCGGGTGGCCGGCGACATCACGGTGGCAAGCGGCGCAACTCTGACGATCGCGCCGGGGATGATTATCAAGTTCAATTCTAACGTGACATTATTTGTTGACGGCAAATTGGAAGCGATGGGCACAGCCAATCAGCCGATCTACTTCACGTCATATCGTGATGACAGCGTAGGCGGCGACACCGACGGCGGTGGCAGTAGCAGCGGGGCGAAAGGCGACTGGAACTGGATACAGTTCAATGCAATCAGCGACGATACGTCGCTCATCGAGCACGCCGTCATTCGCTACGGCGGCGGCAAGTCGTCTTTCAGTTACCGAGGCGTCTATGGCAATGTGTACCTGCGCGATGCCTCGCCGACTATTCGCCACTCCACCCTGGCGCATAGTGAGGGAGCTGGGATCTATGCCCAAAATGCAACGCCAACACTGATATGCAACGATATAATGAATAACGCTGCACTCGGTATACGTAATGCTTCACCGGACACTATCATCAGTGCTATCAACCAGTATTGGGGAGACCCTTCTGGTCCGAAACATGCTACTCTCAATCCTAATGGTCGGGGTAATGGTGTTAGTGACGGTGTAACTTTTGTTCCATGGCAAACTACGCCTTGTTGGATGCCATTATCTGGTTCATCTAGTTTGTTTATACCGCTAGTTGTACGGTGA
- a CDS encoding ABC transporter ATP-binding protein, with the protein MIEAIHLGKQFGDFVAVRDLNLVVQPGELVALLGPNGAGKTTTVRMLAAILPPGSGQARICGYDVVRDAQRVRGMVGLLTEYPGLYGRMAALEYLAFFGALLGLDAVQCRQRSEMLLRQFGLWEVRDRQLESFSKGMRQKMALIRAMIHDPPVLFLDEPTTAMDPQSARTVRDAIGELRGAKRSILLTTHNLSEAEELADRIAIIRGGQIIACGSFAELSQQLLGDPIFELRLVHPDDQERAVAVVRDLVHVQVIGADRLSWQTAEPQALNPAILERLTTAGIGVYSLAEQPRRLEDLYLRIVAEDEAPHASHSR; encoded by the coding sequence ATGATCGAAGCGATTCATCTCGGTAAGCAATTCGGGGATTTTGTTGCGGTACGCGATCTGAATCTGGTTGTGCAGCCAGGTGAGTTAGTGGCATTGCTGGGGCCAAACGGCGCCGGGAAAACGACAACGGTTCGAATGTTGGCTGCAATCTTACCGCCAGGGAGTGGTCAAGCCCGTATTTGTGGCTATGATGTCGTTCGCGATGCGCAACGGGTGCGGGGTATGGTCGGTTTATTGACCGAATATCCTGGCTTGTACGGACGGATGGCAGCACTGGAATATCTGGCTTTCTTCGGGGCGTTGCTTGGCCTTGATGCAGTCCAGTGCCGCCAACGCAGTGAGATGCTCTTGCGCCAGTTTGGCTTGTGGGAGGTGCGTGACCGTCAGCTTGAAAGTTTTTCTAAAGGGATGCGCCAGAAGATGGCGCTGATTCGGGCAATGATCCACGATCCGCCAGTGCTCTTTCTCGACGAACCGACAACAGCGATGGATCCCCAGAGTGCGCGGACTGTGCGTGACGCAATTGGTGAGTTACGCGGTGCGAAACGGAGTATTCTGCTAACCACGCATAATCTAAGTGAAGCAGAAGAGCTAGCTGACCGGATTGCGATCATTCGTGGCGGGCAGATTATTGCCTGTGGTTCATTTGCTGAGCTAAGCCAGCAGTTACTCGGTGATCCAATATTTGAACTTCGCCTGGTACACCCTGATGACCAGGAACGTGCGGTTGCAGTGGTACGCGATCTAGTGCATGTGCAAGTGATTGGCGCTGATCGGCTGAGTTGGCAAACTGCCGAACCTCAAGCGCTCAATCCGGCTATTCTCGAGCGATTGACGACAGCCGGGATTGGTGTGTACAGTCTGGCCGAGCAACCGCGTCGATTAGAAGACCTTTATTTGCGGATTGTAGCAGAAGATGAGGCTCCGCACGCCTCGCATTCCCGGTGA
- a CDS encoding stage II sporulation protein M produces the protein MKRFSLTRSVMLLRPLRPLPAWWLITRRELRDTLTDWRLLIPLGLLALALPFLVSAAALALIRFTEQLELAVQIIPFAILLVGFLPAGFSLILALESFAGERERNTLETLLAMPLGDRELYLAKLIAALALPLIGALLSQVVFGTMMLLFAPDVALVAFHPLRLLLLLVLVLTMAMVMVSGAVIISSHVTTVRAASLLSSLILVPLALLVQVIAFLIVGNRWDGVVGIWLGLSGLVGVLIHAGMRAFSREELLAREQIRRPWFRWRYRQARRQITHFSGHPVWIVARREMIEITRDWRSLTLLGFLAVLMPVGLNAAITAILPQLDDPLALAPLVPFVGVLAGFVPMSFALVAALESFVGERERNTLEALCALPISDRQLFLGKLVGTLLIPLITALITQHLFYALVALNVPTLYADGMSPALLGLMSLLTIAVAVGLVSGAVSFSIHAGSVREASMMASAVLLPTTALLQAQAPYFIARRFDVVWLAILAIAVVALAFLRSGMQTFQRAAIFSRNRETMSLRRIWVTFRRFFSEYQPAGTPLYAYRGLPFSPWRFYRYEFPALLHELRLPLAVSVLAAVSGTVFGLTLSQTLVLPPVERALTMLAYGPAPSLLLAGFVFANNLRVSILSNLLAPFSLGVFPFLVPAVVFAQIGYVSGRILAQSGATILDPLQFMIAYLLPHGVIELPTFLLSAALGLRMGAALLSTPGDFTVGENLLWAVAQTVRVWLLIIAPLVLVAALIEGLITPLVIMWVY, from the coding sequence ATGAAACGATTTTCCCTCACACGCTCGGTTATGCTCTTGCGTCCGCTCCGGCCACTCCCGGCGTGGTGGCTCATTACGCGCCGCGAATTGCGTGATACCCTGACCGACTGGCGCTTACTGATCCCGCTCGGTCTGCTGGCGCTGGCACTCCCGTTTCTGGTTTCAGCAGCGGCCCTTGCGCTGATCCGATTTACCGAACAACTCGAATTGGCTGTTCAGATTATTCCGTTCGCGATCTTGCTTGTCGGCTTTTTACCGGCGGGCTTTTCCCTCATTCTGGCTCTAGAGTCATTTGCCGGTGAGCGTGAGCGGAATACGCTTGAAACGCTGTTAGCAATGCCGCTGGGTGATCGTGAATTGTACCTGGCCAAGTTGATTGCAGCGCTGGCGCTTCCACTGATTGGCGCCCTGCTCAGTCAGGTGGTCTTTGGGACGATGATGCTCTTGTTTGCGCCCGATGTGGCGCTGGTTGCCTTCCACCCACTGCGTTTGCTGTTGTTGTTGGTGTTGGTGCTGACGATGGCAATGGTGATGGTGAGCGGGGCAGTGATCATTTCTTCGCATGTCACCACAGTGCGGGCTGCTAGTCTGCTCTCTAGCCTAATTTTGGTGCCGCTGGCGTTACTGGTACAGGTGATCGCCTTTCTCATCGTTGGCAATCGCTGGGACGGGGTTGTTGGTATCTGGTTGGGATTGAGTGGTCTCGTTGGTGTACTCATCCACGCGGGTATGCGGGCGTTTAGCCGCGAAGAGCTGCTGGCCCGTGAACAGATCCGCCGTCCATGGTTTAGGTGGCGGTACCGGCAAGCACGACGGCAGATAACGCACTTTAGCGGTCATCCGGTGTGGATTGTGGCTCGACGCGAAATGATTGAAATCACTCGCGACTGGCGTTCGCTAACGTTGCTCGGTTTTTTGGCAGTATTGATGCCGGTTGGCCTGAATGCAGCGATTACGGCCATCTTACCGCAGCTCGATGATCCCCTCGCACTGGCGCCACTGGTTCCGTTTGTCGGCGTACTGGCCGGCTTTGTACCAATGAGCTTTGCGCTAGTGGCTGCGCTTGAGTCGTTCGTTGGTGAACGTGAGCGTAACACGCTTGAGGCGCTCTGTGCCTTACCAATATCTGATCGACAACTCTTTTTGGGGAAACTGGTGGGAACGCTCCTGATTCCCCTGATCACTGCGCTGATAACGCAACATCTCTTCTACGCGCTAGTGGCGCTCAACGTTCCGACACTCTACGCCGATGGCATGTCACCAGCATTATTGGGTTTGATGAGTCTGTTGACGATCGCTGTGGCGGTTGGTCTGGTATCGGGCGCGGTGAGCTTTTCGATCCATGCTGGGAGTGTACGGGAAGCCTCAATGATGGCCTCGGCGGTCTTGCTCCCGACCACTGCTCTGTTGCAGGCGCAAGCGCCGTATTTTATTGCACGGCGGTTTGATGTTGTCTGGTTGGCGATACTAGCGATCGCGGTGGTAGCATTGGCCTTTTTGCGCAGTGGTATGCAAACATTTCAACGGGCAGCGATCTTTTCGCGGAACCGCGAAACGATGAGTTTACGACGGATATGGGTGACGTTTCGTCGTTTCTTCAGCGAGTATCAGCCGGCGGGAACACCACTCTATGCCTATCGCGGACTACCATTCTCGCCGTGGCGCTTCTACCGTTATGAGTTTCCGGCCCTGCTCCACGAGTTACGTCTACCGCTGGCAGTCAGTGTGCTGGCCGCAGTGAGTGGAACCGTGTTTGGCCTTACCCTGTCACAAACGCTCGTGTTGCCACCGGTCGAACGGGCATTAACAATGCTCGCATATGGCCCGGCGCCGTCTTTGCTCCTGGCCGGTTTTGTCTTCGCCAATAACTTGAGGGTATCAATCTTATCGAACCTGCTGGCGCCATTCAGCCTGGGTGTCTTTCCGTTTCTCGTCCCGGCAGTCGTTTTTGCGCAGATCGGTTATGTCAGCGGACGCATTCTCGCGCAGAGTGGAGCGACCATCCTCGATCCGCTGCAATTCATGATCGCTTACTTGCTCCCGCATGGTGTGATCGAATTACCTACATTTCTGCTCAGTGCGGCGCTTGGTCTGCGGATGGGGGCTGCGCTGTTGAGCACGCCGGGCGATTTTACAGTCGGTGAGAATCTACTGTGGGCAGTAGCGCAAACGGTCAGGGTCTGGTTGCTGATCATTGCCCCGCTCGTGCTGGTAGCTGCTCTGATTGAAGGCTTGATCACACCACTGGTCATTATGTGGGTGTATTGA
- a CDS encoding nitroreductase family deazaflavin-dependent oxidoreductase encodes MFRRLQLMIAHLSATRPGAWFVRTCIQPFDRCVLWISGGRLGIVSLFYPTLVLITTGARSGMQRRTPLIFFPDGSRLVLVASNFGRPHHPGWYYNVLANPQVHVNIYGHTFSCRAREASGIEYLELWERAVRYYPGFATYARRAGRTVPIVVLDLNTPT; translated from the coding sequence ATGTTTCGCCGTTTACAACTGATGATCGCCCATCTTTCCGCCACGCGCCCTGGCGCCTGGTTTGTCCGAACGTGTATCCAGCCGTTTGACCGATGTGTACTCTGGATCAGTGGTGGACGACTCGGTATCGTATCACTGTTTTATCCAACGCTCGTGCTGATCACAACAGGCGCTCGTAGCGGGATGCAGCGCCGAACCCCGCTCATCTTTTTTCCCGATGGAAGTCGCTTGGTGTTGGTAGCATCCAATTTTGGGCGCCCGCACCATCCGGGGTGGTACTACAACGTTCTGGCCAACCCGCAGGTACACGTCAATATCTACGGTCACACCTTCTCCTGTCGGGCCCGTGAAGCCTCCGGCATCGAGTATCTGGAATTGTGGGAGCGAGCCGTGCGTTACTATCCCGGCTTTGCCACCTACGCTCGCCGGGCCGGGCGTACCGTACCGATCGTCGTACTCGATCTCAATACACCCACATAA